The following are from one region of the Cystobacter ferrugineus genome:
- a CDS encoding DUF4230 domain-containing protein has product MVRLLVRVVVIVLALVAGALGTFLLMRPKAPALPDTPALVTRVREVARLETLTVSLYKKVEFSPEPQSTNSLWKDVINWASYSLHTPRGRAIVFADVHLGYDFGRLDDSALRVQGSRVDVVLPPLETKVELKPGETEIIGSNLDSAETTQLLEKAREAFEREVKADARLKERARRSAENTLRVLFFSVGFREVNVVDVLPPKATAG; this is encoded by the coding sequence ATGGTGCGTCTGCTCGTACGGGTGGTGGTCATCGTTCTCGCCCTGGTTGCCGGAGCCCTGGGCACGTTCCTGTTGATGCGTCCCAAGGCGCCCGCCCTGCCGGACACGCCCGCGCTCGTCACCCGCGTGCGCGAGGTGGCCCGGCTGGAGACCCTGACGGTCTCCCTCTACAAGAAGGTGGAGTTCTCACCGGAGCCCCAGAGCACCAACTCGCTCTGGAAGGACGTCATCAACTGGGCGAGCTACTCGCTGCACACGCCGCGCGGCCGCGCCATCGTCTTCGCCGACGTGCACCTGGGCTATGACTTCGGCCGGCTCGATGATTCCGCGCTGCGCGTGCAGGGCTCGCGCGTGGACGTGGTGCTCCCGCCCCTGGAGACGAAGGTGGAGCTCAAGCCGGGCGAGACGGAGATCATCGGCTCCAACCTGGACAGCGCCGAGACCACCCAGCTCCTGGAGAAGGCGCGCGAAGCCTTCGAGCGCGAGGTGAAGGCGGACGCCCGGCTGAAGGAGCGGGCCCGGCGCTCGGCGGAGAACACCCTGCGGGTGCTGTTCTTCTCCGTGGGCTTTCGCGAGGTGAACGTGGTGGACGTGCTCCCGCCCAAGGCCACCGCGGGGTGA
- a CDS encoding tetratricopeptide repeat protein has translation MLTALERIRRKVEAGEPLEEGEWEVLRAAARDTPGPTLRLTLAHAWVNAGAEREALPLLESLRRDFPREIQVRLGLARALLGLERMGEAETVLREVLALNPGDPEALKVLAVLALRRGEHGRARAFVADALERDPFDAEARLLKEELESGELPPPPAPPAPASRAEFLAALLAALHRAGVACRRQGTHLLVKFASGGVGRVDVDSLHAAYREGTQPLTEHVAELVARLRGLSGPAGAEDGWERRVRPVLRPARFAERAVGALHRPAGAGLEVFYVLEDEAFVRYLPETSLGPAGLSAPQVDALAWSHLEAHPAPVRAVVLEEGRVVLVERGTGIWTVAGGDGLDGARLLTEAQRRRLVAHVGEGPWCVHLGWREFALVCRESDEASRGALSRLGAAPDGIEGLFRLADGGLEAL, from the coding sequence GTGCTGACTGCCCTGGAGCGGATCCGTCGCAAGGTGGAGGCTGGTGAGCCCCTGGAGGAAGGGGAGTGGGAGGTGCTGCGCGCCGCGGCCCGGGACACCCCGGGGCCCACGCTGCGGCTCACCCTGGCGCATGCGTGGGTGAACGCGGGGGCCGAGCGCGAGGCGCTGCCACTGCTCGAGTCCCTGCGGCGTGACTTTCCCCGGGAGATTCAAGTGCGCCTGGGGCTGGCGCGGGCGCTGCTCGGGTTGGAGCGGATGGGCGAGGCGGAGACCGTGCTGCGCGAGGTGCTCGCCCTCAACCCGGGAGATCCCGAGGCGCTCAAGGTGCTCGCGGTGCTCGCCCTGCGGCGGGGTGAGCACGGTCGCGCGCGGGCCTTCGTGGCGGACGCGCTGGAGCGGGATCCCTTCGACGCGGAGGCGCGTCTGCTCAAGGAGGAGCTGGAGTCCGGTGAGCTTCCTCCACCGCCCGCGCCCCCGGCTCCGGCCTCGCGCGCGGAGTTCCTCGCCGCGCTGCTCGCCGCGCTGCACCGGGCGGGCGTGGCCTGCCGGCGGCAGGGGACGCACCTGCTGGTGAAGTTCGCCTCGGGAGGGGTGGGCCGGGTGGACGTGGACTCGCTCCATGCCGCCTACCGCGAGGGCACGCAGCCCCTGACGGAGCACGTGGCGGAGTTGGTGGCGCGGCTGCGGGGATTGTCGGGGCCCGCGGGGGCGGAGGACGGGTGGGAGCGGCGGGTGCGCCCGGTGCTGCGGCCCGCGCGCTTCGCCGAGCGGGCGGTGGGCGCGCTGCACCGGCCCGCGGGCGCGGGGCTCGAGGTCTTCTATGTCCTGGAGGACGAGGCCTTCGTGCGCTACCTGCCCGAGACGTCGCTCGGGCCGGCCGGGCTGTCCGCGCCCCAGGTGGACGCGCTCGCCTGGAGCCACCTGGAGGCGCACCCCGCGCCGGTGCGCGCCGTGGTGCTGGAGGAGGGGCGGGTGGTGCTCGTGGAGCGGGGCACCGGTATCTGGACGGTGGCGGGTGGAGACGGGTTGGATGGGGCCCGGCTGCTCACGGAGGCCCAGCGGCGCCGGCTCGTCGCGCACGTGGGGGAGGGGCCGTGGTGCGTCCACCTGGGCTGGCGCGAGTTCGCCCTGGTGTGCCGGGAGTCGGATGAGGCCTCGCGCGGCGCGCTCTCCCGGCTGGGGGCGGCCCCGGATGGAATCGAGGGCCTCTTCCGGCTCGCGGACGGGGGACTCGAGGCACTCTGA
- a CDS encoding DUF2378 family protein has product MIASPSGDGWVPDLSRRLELVTPTHTTRGLFVRSFQAAVLALGEGDAEVLERCRQVWAQHDTYVDSFYYPSRLQLEVLDVALSPLAARHGGPARVLRMLGRRCVRDFLASHIGRALLVAAGSDARRLLSHAPEAYRIAVSGSVHSLRWLGPNHCEWTMHRDFMPMPFQEGVIQGLFEEARILGVTVFGRQLDTLEGAYDISWR; this is encoded by the coding sequence GTGATTGCTTCTCCTTCAGGGGACGGGTGGGTTCCCGATCTCTCGCGGCGGCTGGAACTCGTGACGCCCACGCACACGACGCGGGGCCTGTTCGTGCGCAGCTTCCAGGCGGCGGTCCTCGCGCTCGGCGAGGGGGACGCGGAGGTGCTGGAGCGCTGCCGCCAGGTGTGGGCTCAGCACGACACGTACGTGGACTCCTTCTATTACCCCTCCCGGCTGCAGCTCGAGGTGCTGGACGTCGCCCTCTCGCCCCTGGCCGCCCGGCACGGAGGCCCCGCCCGGGTGCTGCGGATGCTGGGGAGGCGGTGCGTCCGCGACTTCCTGGCGTCCCACATCGGCCGGGCGCTGCTCGTGGCGGCGGGCAGTGACGCGAGGCGGCTGTTGAGCCATGCCCCCGAGGCCTACCGGATCGCGGTGAGCGGCAGCGTGCATTCCTTGCGGTGGCTGGGGCCCAATCACTGTGAGTGGACCATGCACCGCGACTTCATGCCCATGCCGTTCCAGGAGGGCGTCATCCAGGGCCTGTTCGAGGAGGCGCGGATCCTCGGCGTGACGGTGTTCGGCCGGCAACTGGACACGCTCGAGGGGGCGTACGACATCTCCTGGCGCTGA
- a CDS encoding TIGR02265 family protein yields MSPPLDFPGREAALWAPRLAQATSEDMARGLFCQGALRAIRVLGDEELAARCAAACGQAWFFDFFNYSIRLFLEMASTALPPLMERHGEAECTLWLMGHCVATDFMESEAGRAMQVLVRGEARRLVNHLPSTYLVSVNGTRSVEWLGPQHCRFTMKRDFAPAAFHEGMLVAMLERMDARRVHVVGVQTGVLDSEYDISWR; encoded by the coding sequence GTGAGCCCCCCCCTCGATTTTCCGGGACGTGAGGCCGCGTTGTGGGCGCCACGGCTGGCCCAGGCGACCTCGGAGGACATGGCGCGTGGATTGTTCTGCCAGGGGGCCCTGCGGGCCATCCGGGTGCTGGGTGACGAGGAGTTGGCGGCGCGGTGTGCCGCCGCGTGCGGACAGGCCTGGTTCTTCGACTTCTTCAACTATTCCATCCGGCTCTTCCTGGAGATGGCGTCCACGGCGCTGCCCCCGCTCATGGAGCGCCATGGCGAGGCGGAGTGCACCCTGTGGTTGATGGGGCATTGCGTGGCGACGGACTTCATGGAGTCGGAGGCCGGCAGGGCCATGCAGGTGCTGGTGCGCGGCGAGGCGCGGCGGCTCGTCAATCACCTGCCTTCCACCTATCTGGTGTCGGTCAATGGCACGCGCTCGGTGGAGTGGTTGGGTCCCCAGCACTGCCGCTTCACCATGAAGCGTGACTTCGCGCCCGCCGCGTTCCACGAGGGCATGCTGGTGGCCATGTTGGAGCGGATGGATGCCCGCCGCGTCCACGTGGTCGGTGTCCAGACAGGCGTGCTGGACAGTGAGTACGACATCTCCTGGCGGTGA
- a CDS encoding TIGR02265 family protein, whose amino-acid sequence MAVNDSVGLGGAKADAWERELARRSNLVAERHTVRGMYFNGTLEALRSLGREPLVRRCVEESGESRFLDFFSYPARMHYQMVSTALPALAEEYGGAEEGLRRLGQQVAQRVWGLGVGKVMLSLSPLSPRQLQSALPMAYRTSVSFGEYEVRWMGPCSGRLTLKQDFMPYPFHEGMVKTSLDLWGGRAVRVSGRQTGGLDSECDFWWQ is encoded by the coding sequence ATGGCCGTGAATGACAGCGTGGGCCTTGGTGGGGCAAAGGCAGACGCCTGGGAACGAGAGCTGGCGCGGCGCAGCAATCTGGTCGCGGAGCGGCACACGGTGCGGGGGATGTACTTCAACGGCACGCTCGAGGCGCTGCGCTCCCTGGGACGCGAGCCGCTGGTGCGACGGTGTGTGGAGGAGAGTGGCGAGTCCCGCTTCCTGGATTTCTTCAGCTACCCCGCGAGGATGCACTACCAGATGGTCTCCACGGCGCTGCCGGCCCTGGCGGAGGAGTACGGAGGGGCGGAGGAGGGGCTGCGGCGGTTGGGACAGCAGGTGGCGCAAAGGGTGTGGGGGCTCGGGGTGGGCAAGGTGATGCTGTCGTTGTCGCCGCTCAGTCCCCGGCAGCTCCAGTCCGCGCTGCCCATGGCCTACCGGACGTCGGTGAGTTTCGGCGAGTACGAGGTGCGTTGGATGGGGCCGTGCAGTGGACGGCTCACGCTCAAGCAGGACTTCATGCCCTATCCGTTCCACGAGGGCATGGTGAAGACATCGTTGGATTTGTGGGGGGGGCGCGCAGTACGTGTCAGCGGCAGGCAGACAGGTGGGCTCGACAGTGAATGCGACTTCTGGTGGCAGTGA